One window from the genome of Oryza glaberrima chromosome 3, OglaRS2, whole genome shotgun sequence encodes:
- the LOC127767768 gene encoding heavy metal-associated isoprenylated plant protein 39-like isoform X2, protein MAQKVVLKVPTMTDDKTKQKAIEAVADIYGIDSIAADLKDNKMTIIGDMDTVAIAKKLRKIGKIDIVSVGPAKEEKKPEKKEEKKEEKKEEKKEEKKEEKKDKK, encoded by the exons ATGGCTCAG AAGGTGGTGCTCAAGGTTCCAACCATGACTGACGACAAGACGAAGCAGAAAGCGATCGAAGCCGTCGCAGATATCTACG GTATTGATTCGATAGCTGCAGACCTCAAGGACAACAAGATGACCATCATAGGCGACATGGACACCGTCGCGATCGCGAAGAAGCTGAGGAAGATCGGCAAGATCGACATCGTTTCTGTTGGACCTGCCAAGGAAGAGAAGAAGccagagaagaaggaagaaaagaaagaggagaagaaagaagagaagaaagaggagaagaaggaagagaagaaagataaGAAATGA
- the LOC127767768 gene encoding heavy metal-associated isoprenylated plant protein 39-like isoform X1, translating into MAQQKVVLKVPTMTDDKTKQKAIEAVADIYGIDSIAADLKDNKMTIIGDMDTVAIAKKLRKIGKIDIVSVGPAKEEKKPEKKEEKKEEKKEEKKEEKKEEKKDKK; encoded by the exons ATGGCTCAG CAGAAGGTGGTGCTCAAGGTTCCAACCATGACTGACGACAAGACGAAGCAGAAAGCGATCGAAGCCGTCGCAGATATCTACG GTATTGATTCGATAGCTGCAGACCTCAAGGACAACAAGATGACCATCATAGGCGACATGGACACCGTCGCGATCGCGAAGAAGCTGAGGAAGATCGGCAAGATCGACATCGTTTCTGTTGGACCTGCCAAGGAAGAGAAGAAGccagagaagaaggaagaaaagaaagaggagaagaaagaagagaagaaagaggagaagaaggaagagaagaaagataaGAAATGA